A part of Gemmatimonas groenlandica genomic DNA contains:
- a CDS encoding sugar transferase, translating into MSRIRKTWFEKDVAAREVGVNPALLRAVNVVAAGGLMVLSLPVLLVAMLAVRLTSQGPVIYRQVRVGMDRRSCGDYPECRRSDDIGGRPFTIYKLRSMVANAEQGTGAVWATANDPRITPVGKILRSSRIDELPQLWNVLRGDMNLVGPRPERPSIVRLLKDEVHGYTLRHRARPGITGLAQVSQAYDSNVDDVRRKLSYDLTYLQQRRLRTDMHILARTVPVILKRFGAN; encoded by the coding sequence ATGTCGCGCATCCGAAAGACATGGTTCGAGAAGGACGTGGCCGCGCGCGAAGTCGGGGTCAACCCGGCTCTCCTGCGAGCGGTGAACGTGGTCGCGGCAGGAGGCCTGATGGTGCTCTCACTGCCGGTGCTGCTCGTGGCCATGCTGGCGGTGCGTCTCACGTCGCAGGGGCCGGTGATCTATCGGCAGGTGCGCGTGGGCATGGACCGGCGTAGCTGCGGTGACTATCCGGAGTGCCGTCGCAGCGACGACATCGGTGGCCGTCCGTTCACGATCTACAAGCTGCGCTCGATGGTGGCGAACGCGGAGCAGGGCACCGGTGCCGTCTGGGCGACCGCGAACGATCCGCGCATCACACCCGTGGGCAAGATCCTGCGCTCGTCGCGCATCGACGAGCTGCCGCAGCTGTGGAACGTGCTCCGCGGGGACATGAACCTCGTCGGTCCACGTCCCGAGCGGCCGAGCATCGTGCGACTGCTCAAGGACGAAGTGCACGGCTATACCCTGCGTCATCGCGCCCGCCCCGGCATCACGGGCCTGGCGCAAGTGTCGCAAGCCTATGACAGCAACGTGGACGACGTGCGTCGCAAGCTGAGCTACGACCTCACGTACCTCCAACAGCGCAGATTGCGCACCGACATGCACATTCTCGCGCGAACGGTACCGGTCATTCTCAAGCGGTTCGGGGCGAACTGA